One window of Channa argus isolate prfri chromosome 4, Channa argus male v1.0, whole genome shotgun sequence genomic DNA carries:
- the LOC137125119 gene encoding uncharacterized protein: protein MSDHPTCEDSNKDDPSTQVENKQTPTLAVETDTSPIDHPTSEDTNKDDPRTQVENKQTPTLAVETDTSPIDHPTCEDSNKNDPSTQVFTVNSFSLVDYSETDDTDEGYINDGSHTVIQINKITENILDSVPDHSDFLQDSKSETVVDETDNEDNAVPKLRRTKSILMNRIPHFSDALYDSSDDSTECPSSSQSKKAFQRPRRRCCHPIEDSLIQSDEASGESEEEYIPNPREESTDSDGSLELSLEKKRENNIGSTSQRRSKSSSQTQSESSQSRNIVVASCDSTQRFPEGTADANEDETALLEEPSVFVNPVLKKEDGSRRYNKKHQCLYCGQVVQKMSRHLMRKHKNMIDVAKAFSLPKNSKERRLQLDYIRNKGNFEHNTEVLESHKGKLIPWKQPKKRKEGQEYTHCVYCYGLFTKTVMWRHFKVCRFKPQGKPSKPGKTRVQALCAFAEPVPPGLSEAYWKFLSDMNQDKIAVAVKEDNCILQYGYRLFMKNEKVISQHQYIRQKLRELGRLLLEAKKIALVKTIKDLIKPEKYNHVVTAARCLAGFSDETGRYQRPSLARKVGHSLHSLAMFLKSEGLKNKDKQTVKDAEDFAQLYQESWKFDIASQALTQLDQTKWNSPQLLPFTQDVQNLHCYLSGKQRKQLNALKEEPSPSNWKDLARVTLAQVILFNRRRAGEVSRMPLSVYLSRDTSETHEDVNLALTALEQKLCKHFIRITIVGKRGRKVPVLLTPDMRESLDTLTEKREECGVFNENGYLFALPQSVHYLRGSDCIRQFVNECDDIKTPKALTSTKLRKHIATLSTVLNLKTTELDQLADFLGHNIEVHRKHYRLPEGTLQLAKISKVLLAMEQGRLGEYKGKSLDEIHLDVNETVDMEECSQEDIEDYGIPEEQGTKHVDSVASHQEDTSMALVSENEVIKLQ, encoded by the exons atgtctg ATCATCCTACgtgtgaggattcaaacaaagatgatcccagcacacag gtggaaaacaagcagactcctacTTTGGCAGTTGAGACTGATACATCCCCTATAGATCATCCTACGAGTGAGGATAcaaacaaagatgatcccagaacacag gtggaaaacaagcagactcctactttggcagttgagactgatacatcccctatagatcatcctacgtgtgaggattcaaacaaaaatgatcccagcacacag gtTTTCACTGTTAATAGTTTTTCCCTAGTGGACTATTCTGAAACTGATGATACAGACGAAGGCTATATAAACGATGGCTCTCATACAGTCAtccaaattaacaaaattacagaaaacattctg GATAGTGTACCAGATCATTCTGATTTTCTCCAAGATTCAAAGAGTGAGACTGTAGTGGATGAAACTGATAATGAGGATAATGCTGTTCCTAAGCTTAGAAGAACAAAAAGCATTCTG ATGAATAGAATACCACATTTTTCTGATGCACTCTATGATTCAAGTGATGACAGCACAGAGTGTCCTTCATCATCACAATCTAAAAAGGCTTTCCAAAGGCCAAGAAGAAGGTGTTGCCATCCT attgAAGATAGTCTTATACAATCAGATGAAGCAAGTGGAGAAAGCGAAGAGGAGTATATTCCAAATCCCAGGGAAGAAAGCACAGACAGTGATGGTAGCTTGGAATTATCccttgaaaaaaagagagagaacaacatTGGATCTACTAGTCAGAGAAGAAGCAAGTCTTCTAGTCAGACCCAGTCTGAGTCTAGTCAGAGCAGAAACATAGTTGTTGCAAGTTGTGATTCCACACAAAGATTTCCTGAAGGCACAGCTGATGCAAATGAGGATGAAACTGCACTCCTTGAAGAGccatctgtttttgttaatcCAGTTTTGAAAAAGGAGGATGGGTCAAGgagatataataaaaaacatcagtgctTGTACTGTGGACAAGTAGTTCAGAAAATGTCAAGACATTTGATgcgtaaacacaaaaatatgattGATGTTGCCAAAGCTTTTAGTTTGCCAAAGAACTCAAAAGAAAGGCGACTGCAATTAGATTATATCCGAAATAAGGGGAACTTTGAGCACAACACTGAAGTTTTGGAGAGCCACAAAGGCAAACTCATCCCATGGAAacaaccaaagaaaagaaaagaaggacagGAATATACACATTGTGTGTACTGCTATGGATTGTTCACAAAAACAGTGATGTGGCGACATTTCAAGGTCTGCAGGTTCAAGCCTCAGGGGAAGCCATCTAAACCAGGAAAAACAAGAGTCCAGGCATTGTGTGCTTTTGCTGAACCTGTTCCACCTGGATTAAGTGAAGCATACTGGAAGTTCTTAAGTGATATGAATCAAGACAAGATTGCAGTAGCAGTTAAAGAAGACAACTGCATTCTACAGTATGGTTACAGGCTGTTTATGAAGAATGAGAAGGTAATCAGCCAACATCAGTACATTCGACAAAAGCTGAGAGAGCTTGGTAGACTGCTATTGGAAGCAAAAAAGATTGCACTTGTGAAGACTATCAAAGATCTCATAAAACCTGAAAAGTACAATCATGTTGTCACTGCTGCAAGATGCCTGGCTGGATTTAGTGATGAAACTGGCAGATATCAACGTCCATCTCTTGCTCGCAAAGTGGGACACAGCTTGCATTCTTTGGCCATGTTTCTCAAGTCTGAAGGATTAAAGAACAAAGATAAACAAACTGTCAAGGATGCTGAGGATTTTGCACAGCTATACCAAGAGAGTTGGAAATTTGACATTGCAAGCCAAGCACTAACCCAGCTTGACCAGACCAAGTGGAATTCTCCTCAACTTCTACCATTCACACAGGATGTCCAGAATCTTCATTGCTACTTGTCTGGAAAACAGCGGAAACAATTGAATGCCCTGAAAGAAGAGCCTTCACCCTCAAACTGGAAAGACCTTGCTAGAGTGACACTGGCACAAGTTATTCTCTTTAACCGCCGGAGAGCAGGAGAGGTATCCAGAATGCCTTTGTCAGTGTACTTATCAAGAGACacatcagaaacacatgaaGATGTTAACTTGGCCCTTACAGCACTCGAGCAGAagctttgcaaacattttattcgGATAACCATAGtaggaaagagaggaaggaaagttCCTGTTCTCCTCACTCCAGACATGAGAGAATCACTTGATACTCTGACTGAAAAGCGAGAAGAATGTGGAGTGTTTAATGAAAATGGATACTTGTTTGCATTACCACAATCTGTCCATTACCTCAGGGGTTCAGACTGCATTAGACAatttgtgaatgaatgtgatGACATAAAAACTCCCAAAGCACTAACCTCAACAAAACTCAGGAAACACATTGCTACCCTATCCACCGTTCTCAATCTCAAGACTACAGAACTTGACCAGTTGGCAGATTTTCTTGGGCATAACATTGAAGTACACAGAAAGCACTACCGTCTTCCAGAGGGCACCCTACAGCTAGCAAAAATAAGTAAAGTTCTCCTGGCAATGGAACAGGGACGGCTAGGAGAGTACAAAGGGAAGAGTCTGGATGAAATTCACCTTGATGTGAATG
- the LOC137125805 gene encoding N-lysine methyltransferase KMT5A-A-like isoform X2, with translation MSKRNSRLQPAEDAKSYIQSSRDKPGFIERYIDTNKGRGVFASQPVDPGAFVLEYRGQLISVEECQSRHYTEIESTFLFEFEWQNHHWCIDASKEDGSLGRLVNDNGKSPNCIMKKIIVDGKPHLCLFAVRKIEIGEEIDYNYGDSKWPWRKKVKNKKAPAVVIGTSPIHHPSHKDSKTDDASSKVENKQTPTLAVETDISPIDHPTCEDSNKDDPSTQVIKQCTHLVTYFLCSPVLCVILI, from the exons ATGAGTAAACGGAACTCAAGACTACAGCCTGCTGAGGATGCAAAGTCTTACATTCAATCTTCAAGGGACAAGCCTGGGTTTATAGAAAGATATATTGACACTAACAAAG GAAGAGGAGTGTTCGCTAGCCAGCCCGTCGACCCAGGTGCTTTTGTCTTGGAGTACAGGGGTCAACTTATATCAGTGGAAGAATGCCAGTCAAGACACTACACAGAGATAGAgagtacatttctgtttgaattTGAGTGGCAAAATCATCACTGGTG TATTGATGCATCCAAGGAAGATGGCTCTCTTGGAAGATTAGTAAATGACAATGGCAAATCTCCAAACTGcatcatgaaaaaaatcatagtaGATGGCAAGCCACATTTGTGCCTCTTTGCAGTTAGGAAAATAGAGATAGGAGAGGAAATTGATTACAACTATGGTGATTCAAAATGGCCATGGCGTAAAAAG GTGAAAAACAAGAAGGCCCCTGCTGTGGTAATTGGGACTTCCCCTATACACCATCCTTCCCATAAAGATTCAAAAACAGATGATGCCAGTTCAAAG gtggaaaacaagcagactcctacTTTGGCAGTTGAGACCGATATATCCCCTATAGATCATCCTACgtgtgaggattcaaacaaagatgatcccagcacacaggtaataaagcaatgcacacacttagtcacatactttctttgttcacctgtactttgtgtaattctcatatga
- the LOC137125805 gene encoding histone-lysine N-methyltransferase set-1-like isoform X1 — MHHDCSSVKTACFLWTKQDKITTAVIQDNKEIAIMSKRNSRLQPAEDAKSYIQSSRDKPGFIERYIDTNKGRGVFASQPVDPGAFVLEYRGQLISVEECQSRHYTEIESTFLFEFEWQNHHWCIDASKEDGSLGRLVNDNGKSPNCIMKKIIVDGKPHLCLFAVRKIEIGEEIDYNYGDSKWPWRKKVKNKKAPAVVIGTSPIHHPSHKDSKTDDASSKVENKQTPTLAVETDISPIDHPTCEDSNKDDPSTQVIKQCTHLVTYFLCSPVLCVILI; from the exons ATGCACCATGACTGCAGCTCGGTGAAGACCGCATGCTTCTTGTGGACTAAACAGGACAAAATCACTACGGCAGTAATacaagacaataaagaaat aGCCATAATGAGTAAACGGAACTCAAGACTACAGCCTGCTGAGGATGCAAAGTCTTACATTCAATCTTCAAGGGACAAGCCTGGGTTTATAGAAAGATATATTGACACTAACAAAG GAAGAGGAGTGTTCGCTAGCCAGCCCGTCGACCCAGGTGCTTTTGTCTTGGAGTACAGGGGTCAACTTATATCAGTGGAAGAATGCCAGTCAAGACACTACACAGAGATAGAgagtacatttctgtttgaattTGAGTGGCAAAATCATCACTGGTG TATTGATGCATCCAAGGAAGATGGCTCTCTTGGAAGATTAGTAAATGACAATGGCAAATCTCCAAACTGcatcatgaaaaaaatcatagtaGATGGCAAGCCACATTTGTGCCTCTTTGCAGTTAGGAAAATAGAGATAGGAGAGGAAATTGATTACAACTATGGTGATTCAAAATGGCCATGGCGTAAAAAG GTGAAAAACAAGAAGGCCCCTGCTGTGGTAATTGGGACTTCCCCTATACACCATCCTTCCCATAAAGATTCAAAAACAGATGATGCCAGTTCAAAG gtggaaaacaagcagactcctacTTTGGCAGTTGAGACCGATATATCCCCTATAGATCATCCTACgtgtgaggattcaaacaaagatgatcccagcacacaggtaataaagcaatgcacacacttagtcacatactttctttgttcacctgtactttgtgtaattctcatatga